Proteins encoded within one genomic window of Tachyglossus aculeatus isolate mTacAcu1 unplaced genomic scaffold, mTacAcu1.pri scaffold_123_arrow_ctg1, whole genome shotgun sequence:
- the LOC119922772 gene encoding LOW QUALITY PROTEIN: olfactory receptor 477-like (The sequence of the model RefSeq protein was modified relative to this genomic sequence to represent the inferred CDS: deleted 1 base in 1 codon) — protein sequence MAGQNHSTIMEFILLGLTSEATFRAVLFVTFLGICMMTLLGNLSIIMLIRVSSKPYTPMYFFLSHVAAVDIRYSSCVTPATLGGFLADLYTMPLADCVVQVFYILTFGTAECFLLAAFAYDRYIAVCSPRLYSVKMSDKFFILLVVSSYIGGFVNTWTFTSCLLNIHFCGPKQINHFFCDLSPLLKLYCSDISVIKINPSVSSGSIIVFTMFVIVISYVYILLEIRRMNSKEGREHKAFSTCTSHFTAVTLYHGTITFIHVMPKSSYSIEQDKVVSVLYPTVIPMLNPLIDSLRNKDVQEVLKKVIDKKKISLTIMMH from the exons ATGGCTGGCCAAAACCACAGCACCATTatggaattcattcttttggggtTAACCAGTGAGGCCACCTTTCGTGCTGTCCTCTTTGTGACATTCCTTGGGATCTGTATGATGACCTTACTGGGAAATCTCAGCATCATCATGTTAATTAGGGTCAGTTCCAAACCTTAtaccccaatgtacttcttcctcagccaTGTGGCTGCTGTTGATATTAGGTATTCCTCCTGTGTGACACCAGCAACGCTTGGAGGCTTCTTGGCTGATCTCTACACCATGCCTTTGGCTGACTGTGTTGTTCAGGTATTTTACATATTGACTTTTGGAACAGCCGAGTGCTTCCTGCTTGCTGCTTTTGCTTATGACCGATACATAGCTGTGTGTAGCCCACGGCTTTACTCTGTCAAAATGTCCGACAAATTCTTCATCCTTCTGGTAGTTTCTTCCTACATAGGTGGTTTTGTGAATACTTGGACATTTACGAGTTGCTTATTAAATATACATTTCTGTGGACCTAAGCAGATaaaccactttttctgtgattTGTCTCCTTTATTGAAACTTTATTGTTCAGACATTTCGGTTATTAAAATCAATCCTTCAGTCTCCTCAGGGTCAATAATAGTGTTCACCATGTTTGTCATAGTCATTTCTTATgtatatattctcttggaaatcCGGAGGATGAActcaaaggaaggaagggaa cacaAAGCTTTCTCCACATGCACCTCCCACTTCACTGCTGTCACACTGTACCATGGgaccatcactttcattcatgtgATGCCCAAATCCAGTTACTCCATAGAGCAGGACAAAGTGGTGTCTGTGCTCTACCCCACTGTGATCCCTATGCTGAATCCTCTTATCgatagcctgaggaacaaagatgttCAAGAGGTCCTTAAAAAGGTGATTGATAAGAAAAAAATTTCCTTAACTATAATGATGCATTGA